Genomic DNA from Myxococcota bacterium:
ACCTGCTCTACCTGGTGCTGGCGCTCATGCTCGCCTTCCTGGTGCTCTCCGGCGTGCTCTCCGAGTCGGCGCTGCGCGGGGTCGCGGTACGCCGCATCCTGCCCCGCGAACTCGGCGCCGAGGCCGATGCCTGGGTGCGCCTCGAGATCCACAACCAACAGAAGCGCGTCGCGGCCTACGCGCTGGCCGTCGAAGACCGGGTTCGTACCGAGACCGGCGAAGAGACCGCCGGCCGCTGCTTCGCCCTGCGCGTCGACCCGGGCACCCACGAAGTCCGCAGCTACCGGCTGCGTCCCGAGCAGCGCGGCGAGCTCGAGTTCCTCGGCTTCGTGGTCTTCACGCGCTTCCCCTTCGGCCTGTTCTCGAAGGCGCTCACCCTCGACGCCCCGGAGCGTGCCCTGGTCTATCCCGCCGTCGACCCGGTGCAGCTGCCCGCGCGGAGGATCGGAGTGGCCGAGAGCGGCGAGCACGCGATGCCCCGCACCGGCGCCGGCGACGAGGTCGAAGGACTGCGCGAGTTCGCGGCCGGCGACGCCTTGCGACGGATCGAATGGCGCACCTCGCTCCGCTCACGCGCGCTATGGGTCCGCGACGCCCAGGAACGCGATGCGGGCGAGGTCGAGGTGCGACTCCATACCGCCTCGCGCGCGCCGGGCGACGCCTTCGAGCGTGACGTGCGCAGCTCGGCCTCGGAGATCTGCGCGCTCCTCGAGGACGGGTTGCGCGTCGGGCTGCGCACCGACCACGACCGCCTCGACGCCGCCGAGGGGCCGGGCCAGCGCCAGCGCTTGCTGGCCTTTCTGGCGCGCGTGTCGCCGGCGGGGGCTTCGGCGTGAGTCGCACCGACTTCCGCGTCGCCGTCCACGAACCGCGCCCGCCCTCGGCCTGGGTGATGGTCACCGTCGCGAGCGCCACGCTGTGGATCACCGAGCAACTCGAACCCTGGGCGATCGCGGCGCAGACGGCCGCGATCCTGCTCTCGCTCTGGCGGCGCAAGAATCCGTTCGCTTGGCAAAGCAACCCATGGCTCCTGAACGTCGGGATGATCGCGATCGTCACCGGCACGATCGCCGTTGCGCTCGGTGGCGGCCCCTCGACGATCGCCTTGGCGAACTTCGCCGCGAGCACCCAGGGCCTGCAGCTGATCGACGCGCGCCCGCGGCGCACCGAGTTCCTGTTGGTCGTGCTCGCGCTCTTCCAGGTCGTCCTGGCCGCGAACCTGACCGACAGCGTGTTCTTCACGCCCCTGCTGGTCCTCTTCGTGTTCGCGACGGTCTGGACGCTGGTGGTCCACACCCTGCGCAGCGAGGCCCTCGAGGCGGGACAGTCCGCCGAGCTCTCGCGTGCCTTCACGCCGGGGCTGCTCCGCACGACCCTGTGGGCATCGGCGTTGAGCGTGATCCTCGCGATGCTGCTCTTCGTGATGCTGCCGCGCCTGCGCTCGAGCGTGGTGCAGGGCCCGGTCGGAGGCCCCAGCGTGGCGACCGCCGGGTTCTCGGACCGGGTGGAGTTCGGGGCCCTCGGCCGCATCCGTCAGGATCCCCGGGTCGTGCTCCGGGTCGAGACCCTCGAAGGCGATCCGGTCCCGATCACCGAGGCCTACTACCGCGGGCTGGCCTTCGATCACTTCGACGGCAAGAGCTGGTCGATCACGCCGCCGAACCGCACGCGGGTGCCGGGCACCGCGGAAGGCGGCGTCAGCCTGGGACCCACCCCCGAAACCGTGGACCTCGTGCAGCGCATCGTGCGGGAGCCCGTAGAGGCGGGGGTACTCTTCCGCGTGGGCGAGCCCCGCGGCGTCCAGGGAACCATCCGAAGACTCGAACGAGACGTGTCGGGCGGGCTCTACGCGGCCAACCAGAGTCAGTCGCGGGTGCGCTACACGGTGCGCAGCTGGCGGACGCGTCCCAGCCTCGACGCCCTGCGCGAGGATCGCGCGGTCG
This window encodes:
- a CDS encoding DUF3488 and transglutaminase-like domain-containing protein, with amino-acid sequence MSRTDFRVAVHEPRPPSAWVMVTVASATLWITEQLEPWAIAAQTAAILLSLWRRKNPFAWQSNPWLLNVGMIAIVTGTIAVALGGGPSTIALANFAASTQGLQLIDARPRRTEFLLVVLALFQVVLAANLTDSVFFTPLLVLFVFATVWTLVVHTLRSEALEAGQSAELSRAFTPGLLRTTLWASALSVILAMLLFVMLPRLRSSVVQGPVGGPSVATAGFSDRVEFGALGRIRQDPRVVLRVETLEGDPVPITEAYYRGLAFDHFDGKSWSITPPNRTRVPGTAEGGVSLGPTPETVDLVQRIVREPVEAGVLFRVGEPRGVQGTIRRLERDVSGGLYAANQSQSRVRYTVRSWRTRPSLDALREDRAVAPRGRAARLLSLPPLAPEVEALARRIVAEAATDADRARAIESYLVREGLYTDDPPESQPERQDDPRSPVERFLLGELAGHCEYFASGMVLLARELELPARLVNGFAGGRTNAIGGFVELTQSDAHAWVEIHYADAGWVRYDPTPPDLRAAPIAELSLRERMRDLASAMELWWFQRVVGFDRSDQMNAMRRAWLAWRARSKDGSRPKARAKGQANAWRDVFERREGLVAAGALAGILACGVWLWRRRQRQHRGPHARYERALRLLARRGVVRAPEQSARAYAETVTVAFPREVADAFARLTEEYLAERFGERPDAAADTLQRFEAALGQAPRTARSTNAPRAS
- a CDS encoding DUF58 domain-containing protein: MHPTRDPGTDERPAVAKRALAPRSYFQRARRWLEPPRRLRPTRAGWTFFALTFGIGFAALNTGNNLLYLVLALMLAFLVLSGVLSESALRGVAVRRILPRELGAEADAWVRLEIHNQQKRVAAYALAVEDRVRTETGEETAGRCFALRVDPGTHEVRSYRLRPEQRGELEFLGFVVFTRFPFGLFSKALTLDAPERALVYPAVDPVQLPARRIGVAESGEHAMPRTGAGDEVEGLREFAAGDALRRIEWRTSLRSRALWVRDAQERDAGEVEVRLHTASRAPGDAFERDVRSSASEICALLEDGLRVGLRTDHDRLDAAEGPGQRQRLLAFLARVSPAGASA